The Mycolicibacterium mucogenicum DSM 44124 genomic sequence CGCCCGGCGACGGAAAGGGCAGCGGTGCACAAGGACCCGTTGATCTGAACACCGCGACGGAGGAGCAGCTCGACGGTCTGCCCGGCATCGGCCCCGTCATGGCGAAAGCGATCGTGGCGTGGCGCGGCGCCAACGGCCGGTTTGCGAGTGTCGACCAGTTGGGCGAGGTCGACGGCATCGGGCCGGGCCGGCTGGAGAAACTGCGTGCCCTGGTCAAGGTGTGACGAGCAGTCCCGCGCCGGACGTCCCCGGCATCGATCTGCGGCTGGTGCCGGCCGCCGTGACGTGCTGGACGGTGACGGCGGTCGGCGTGTGGTGGGGGCCGTGGGCGGCGCTGGCGGCGGTGGTGGTCGCGGTGGCGGGCACCGTGGGAGTCGGGTTGTGGATGGGCTCGGTGCGCTGGCCCGCGGTGCTCGCGGTGGCGGCGGTGGGGACGGCATTCGCGATCGTCGCGACGGTGCGGGTACACGCGGTCGACACCCATCCGTTGGCGGCGCGGTTCGGCACGACGGTGACGGTGACCGTCACGCCGTCCGAGTCGCCGAAGACCATCCAGGGCGGCCGCCTCATGTTCGCGGCATCGTTGCAGAGGCTGCAGGATGCCGAATCATCCGGACGGGTCATGGTTTTCACACCGGCCCTCGGGTATTCGGAGGTCGGCGTGGGCCGCCCGATGGCGTTCCGGGCACGGGTCACCCCGCCCAAGCGGCGCGACCTGTCGGTGGCGGTGTTGGCCGCGGTGGGGGCGCCCCGGTACGGGACCGCCTCGACCGGACAGCGCGCGGCGGCACACGTGCGGGCCGAATTCGGCGAGGCCGCTCGCCTGGCGTTGCCGCCCGATCAGGCTGCGTTGCTCCCGGGACTGGTGCTCGGCGATGTGTCGGCGGTCGAGTCGGATACGACAGCCGCGTTCCGCCGGGCGGGGTTGACGCATCTGACCGCGGTGTCGGGCGCGAATGTGACCATCGTGTGCGGCGCGGTGCTCCTCAGCGCGGCGTTGGTGGGTCCGCGGATCGCAGTGGCGCTGGCGGCAGTCACGCTGTTCGTGTTCGTCGTCATCGTGCAGCCCTCACCGAGCGTATTACGGGCCGCGGCAATGGGTTCGGTGATGTTGATGGGCATGCTGGTGCATCGGCGGCGGCAGGCCATTCCCGCGTTGTCGGCCAGCGTGCTGGTGCTCATGGTGATCTCGCCGGCGCTCGCGGTCGATGCCGGCTTCGCGCTGTCGGTGGTGGCGACGGCGGGGCTGGTGGTCATCGCACCGGGGTGGTCGCGCCGACTGGTCGGCCGCGGCTGGCCGAAACCGCTCGCCGATGCCGTGTGCGTCGCGGTTGCCGCGCAACTGGTGACGGCGCCGTTGGTGG encodes the following:
- a CDS encoding ComEC/Rec2 family competence protein, which encodes MTSSPAPDVPGIDLRLVPAAVTCWTVTAVGVWWGPWAALAAVVVAVAGTVGVGLWMGSVRWPAVLAVAAVGTAFAIVATVRVHAVDTHPLAARFGTTVTVTVTPSESPKTIQGGRLMFAASLQRLQDAESSGRVMVFTPALGYSEVGVGRPMAFRARVTPPKRRDLSVAVLAAVGAPRYGTASTGQRAAAHVRAEFGEAARLALPPDQAALLPGLVLGDVSAVESDTTAAFRRAGLTHLTAVSGANVTIVCGAVLLSAALVGPRIAVALAAVTLFVFVVIVQPSPSVLRAAAMGSVMLMGMLVHRRRQAIPALSASVLVLMVISPALAVDAGFALSVVATAGLVVIAPGWSRRLVGRGWPKPLADAVCVAVAAQLVTAPLVAAISGSLSLVAVAANLLVAPVIPPITILGTAAAAVAWCWPAAAQLLIRFTGPELWWLLHVARWSAAVPGAAVSVPSGWGGALLLGAMTVGGALLLAVWRRRRGNAIRP